Proteins encoded by one window of Ictidomys tridecemlineatus isolate mIctTri1 chromosome 7, mIctTri1.hap1, whole genome shotgun sequence:
- the Parp10 gene encoding protein mono-ADP-ribosyltransferase PARP10 isoform X4 — protein MAEVEEGAAVELQGLPPDMPEELLVLYFENRRRSGGGPVLSWQRLGCGGILTFREPAVAERVLQQDHWLQGSELKLVPHYDILEPEELAEGTKGKDNPSMLGSEHALLETRGLTETLKCAGAVTVGFGEAPGQSEAFLRTGLQAAPVGLDPVGCSEQEGPMGSLEHEGPVSLGTGGSPEQAGLMSLGPMGSAGSVGPVEISMELLGQVKLKGQRPMGLLAQESLMEVARGSPGQEGLVGPVEIALESAEKVGVKRPGHMGLQGQEGLVELVLSMEPGAMRFLQLYHEDLLASLGDVALFPLEGMDVTGFRLCGAQASCQVAQELLQSLLGSMSCHVLSLKHPGSARFLLGVEGQHLLQGLEAQFQCVFGTERLASANLVMDPEEVDSTEILQVLPGHSHTWWSTDSTGSDQENMSLEEVRELLATMEGFDRENWLSLELGEEGPEDQPEEAATSGKEDEEPTPGVGEKPESLSTEAAGQLEEEAALQLALHRSLEPQDKVAEQEEAAALRQALALSLLEQPPLEAEESLNGGTGSGAQLVVHAPFEQDMDELEQALAAALEVHLNKETVRHPGRVLPTELCARLGQCHGVNVALRGDGTVFCGFGAQPARAARHLAVLLAGPWDQSLAFPLVASDTTLPEQRLKRPLGKLEGLEESTKEFQNVVKAFYDTLDTAHSRIRIIRVERVSHPLLQQQYQLHLERLEERCVQRPVERVLYHGTSASAVPDICAFGFNRSFCGRNGTLYGQGVYFAKRASLSVQDRYSPPNADGHKAVFVARVLTGDYAQGRRDLRAPPLRPSGHVLLRYDSAVDCLHQPSIFVIFHDTQALPTHLITCEHIPRASLGLSSPSLAT, from the exons ATGGCTGAGGTGGAGGAAGGGGCAGCGGTAGAGCTCCAGGGACTTCCCCCTGACATGCCAGAGGAACTGCTCGTGCTGTATTTTGAGAACCGCCGGCGCTCCGGTGGGGGGCCTGTGTTGAGCTGGCAGAGACTTGGCTGTGGGGGTATCCTTACCTTTCGAGAGCCTGCAG TGGCTGAACGGGTGCTGCAGCAGGACCACTGGCTGCAGGGCTCAGAGCTGAAACTTGTCCCCCACTATGACATCTTGGAGCCTGAGGAGCTTGCTGAGGGCACCAAAGGAAAGGATAACCCATCCATGCTGGGATCTGAGCATGCTCTCCTGGAGACTAGAGGGCTGACAGAAACCCTGAAGTGTGCAGGGGCTGTGACTGTGGGTTTTGGGGAGGCACCAGGGCAATCAGAAGCCTTTCTGAGGACAGGTCTTCAGGCTGCGCCAGTTGGCTTGGATCCCGTGGGATGTTCAGAGCAAGAGGGACCAATGGGATCTCTGGAGCATGAAGGGCCTGTGAGCTTGGGGACTGGGGGGTCTCCAGAGCAGGCTGGGCTCATGAGTCTGGGACCTATGGGGTCTGCAGGCTCAGTGGGCCCAGTGGAGATCTCTATGGAGTTGCTGGGACAAGTGAAGCTCAAGGGCCAAAGACCCATGGGGCTTCTGGCACAGGAGAGCCTGATGGAAGTTGCCAGGGGCTCACCAGGTCAGGAGGGGCTGGTGGGTCCAGTAGAGATTGCCCTGGAATCTGCAGAGAAGGTTGGGGTGAAGCGCCCTGGGCATATGGGGCTTCAGGGTCAGGAGGGCCTGGTAGAGCTGGTGTTATCGATGGAGCCAGGAGCTATGCGCTTCCTACAGCTTTATCATGAGGACCTTCTTGCCAGCCTGGGAGATGTCGCTCTTTTCCCACTTGAAGGAATGGATGTGACTGGCTTTCGG CTCTGTGGAGCCCAGGCCTCATGCCAGGTGGCCCAGGAGTTGCTGCAGAGTCTGCTGGGTAGCATGAGCTGCCATGTGCTGAGCCTGAAGCACCCAGGCAGTGCCAGGTTCCTGCTGGGTGTGGAGGGGCAGCACCTTTTGCAGGGTTTGGAGGCTCAGTTCCAGTGTGTCTTTGGGACAGAGCGTCTGGCCAGTGCCAACCTGGTCATGGACCCTGAAGAG GTGGATTCCACTGAGATCCTTCAGGTCCTCCCTGGCCACAGCCATACCTGGTGGTCCACAGATAGTACAGGCAGTGACCAGGAGAACATGAGCCTGG AGGAAGTCCGAGAGCTGCTGGCGACCATGGAAGGCTTCGATAGGGAGAACTGGTTGTCCCTGGAGCTGGGAGAGGAGGGACCTGAGGACCAGCCAGAAGAGGCAGCAACTTCAGGGAAGGAGGATGAAGAACCCACACCTGGGGTTGGGGAGAAGCCTGAGAGCCTCAGCACTGAGGCAGCTGGGCAGCTAGAGGAGGAAGCTGCACTGCAACTGGCCCTCCATCGGTCACTGGAGCCTCAAGACAAGGTTGCTGAGCAGGAAGAAGCTGCTGCACTAAGACAAGCCCTGGCCCTCTCCCTTTTGGAGCAACCCCCGTTGGAAGCAGAAGAGTCCCTGAATGGAGGAACTGGTAGTGGGGCCCAGTTGGTGGTGCATGCACCCTTTGAGCAGGATATGGATGAGTTGGAACAAGCATTAGCAGCTGCCTTGGAGGTACACCTGAATAAGGAGACTGTGAGACACCCAGGCCGTGTGCTGCCCACAGAGCTGTGTGCTCGCCTGGGGCAGTGCCACGGTGTGAATGTTGCCCTGCGTGGTGATGGCACTGTCTTTTGTGGCTTTGGAGCCCAACCTGCCCGTGCGGCACGCCACTTGGCTGTGCTACTTGCTGGCCCCTGGGATCAGAGTTTGGCCTTTCCCTTGGTGGCTTCAGACACTACTT TGCCAGAACAGAGGCTGAAGAGGCCACTGGGAAAGCTGGAGGGCCTGGAAGAGAGCACCAAGGAATTCCAAAATGTGGTGAAGGCTTTCTATGACACCCTGGATACTGCCCACAGCAGAATCCGCATCATACGG GTGGAGCGTGTGTCGCACCCGCTGCTGCAACAGCAGTACCAGCTGCACCTGGAGCGCCTTGAGGAACGCTGCGTGCAGCGCCCCGTGGAGCGGGTCCTGTACCATGGCACATCGGCCTCCGCAGTGCCCGACATTTGCGCGTTCGGTTTTAACCGCAGCTTCTGCGGCCGCAACG GTACGCTCTACGGGCAGGGTGTGTACTTCGCCAAGCGTGCCTCCCTATCCGTGCAGGACCGCTACTCGCCTCCCAATGCTGACGGCCACAAGGCGGTGTTTGTGGCACGGGTGCTGACGGGAGACTATGCGCAGGGCCGCCGCGATCTGCGGGCACCCCCTCTGCGGCCCTCTGGCCATGTGCTCCTGCGCTACGACAGTGCTGTGGATTGCCTCCATCAGCCCAGCATCTTTGTCATCTTCCACGACACTCAGGCGCTGCCCACTCATCTCATCACCTGCGAGCACATACCCCGGGCTTCCCTTGGACTCTCGAGTCCCTCTCTGGCCACCTGA